In Leptolyngbya sp. NIES-2104, the genomic window TCTTGAGTTTGAGATGCTGATGGCTCCAGTTCTCACACCACTCATTCTTCAGTAAAGGTAAGGTGCAAAGTTGATTGTCCGTTGGCAGCCAGCAGGATAATCGGGTAGCTAGGGAATTTTCTTCCCCAGCCTCCACAACACCCTATATGTGGAGACGCATATAGGGTTTCCCCAGAGCAGTTTAGAGTTCAGCTCGATCACTACAAGAGCAACCTCGATGTTCTCCAGGATTGGTTACGCAATTAAGCACCGACAATTTAGCTCCCCTAGCTGGGGACTCCTTTAGCCCCTAGTTCTGCGATATCAACTTCTCGTGAGGTTAGACATTAATTGAAGGATGGGGCGATCGCAAGGCGAAGGATTGCTAAACGAACGGAGAAATATTGGCATAGAGAACCCAGTCCTTTCAAGGTAATCAGCGAACTTGCTGGAATTCGGGCATTGCAACCAGCGATCAGAATCTGAAAAAGAGTTCAGAAATGGGAACGAGAAAACAAGGATTTCGATTATTCTCTGTTCTTTATTTAATACTTTGAAAGGGTTGACCTCAGAGAATTACACAGCTAGAAACGTTGTTTCCCAGGAAAAATATGCAAGATTCGCTCGAAGCAATGCAACATTGAACGATCACAAATTGAGATCGCCGATCTCAAAAACCGACGCACTTATGCAGTTTTGTCGAATGATTTTTCTTGCTCCGATACTCTTAAATACTCGGCTGTGTCTGACCTTTAGGGTCGCTCAGACTGCAATTCTAAGGATATTGTCGGGAACCTTAATACCATCCTCTATTCTCCACGCTGGTTATGAAGTGTTCTTACCTGTGGTTATGCAGCTTACTTGGAAGTCTTGTAGTAAATGCTCCGGTTGCTGCTCAACTGATTCCAGATAGCAGCGCTGGCACGACCGTCATCACAGAGACCACGAGCCGAGATCGCATCGACGGCGGCATTATTCGTGGAGCGAACTTGTTTCATAGTTTTGACCAGTTCAATGTTCTGAACGGTCGCAGCGCCTATTTTACCAATCCTACAGGCATCAGCAATATTTTTACCCGCGTTACTGGAGGCAATCTCAGCAGCATTGATGGAACACTAGGGGTTTCAGGAGCAGCAAATTTATTTTTGCTCAATCCAAATGGCATTCTGTTCGGTGGCAATGCAAGACTTGATGTCTCCGGATCATTTGTAGCAAGTACTGCTGATCAAATTCAGTTTGAGAGTGGCGTATTTGATGCGACGAATCTCACTGCTCCTCTGCTAACGATTAGTGTTCCGCTCGGACTTCAGTTCGGGAGTAACCCTGGTATGATTACTAACCGATCTACCGTAGGCTTAGGCACACCGAGCGGAAGCACGATCGCACTGATTGGAGGAGATTTAGCGATCGTAGGGGGTCGCATTATCACTGATGGATCTGTGGAGCTTGCGAGTTTCACACCTAACAGTAGCGTCAACCTCATTCCGAATGGAACTGGATATCGTATCAACGCCAGTTCCACTGCTAGCTTTCAAGATATTCGCCTGACTCAAAGGGCGCTTGTTCAATCTCAGGGCAATTTGTCGCTACAAGGGCGCAATATTAGTCTAGAAGAATCTTCTCAACTGCAAACGATCTCAACTGCAAATCCGGGTGGAAATCTTACCATTCAAGCCACAGGTATCTTTAGTCTCAGTGATACTATCAACCGAAGGGCTAGAATTTCGACGATAGTCCCAACTGGAGCAACTGGAAAAGGCGGCGATATTACGATTCAGGCGGGGCAGGTCTGGATGCAAGATTCTGCTGATGTCTATACGATGAGCGAAGGATCGGGGGCAAGTGGCGCGATCGCAGTTCAAGCCAACCGCCTAGAAATGATCGATCGCAGTTACCTCTACACCGAGGGCTATAGTACAGGACGCACAGGTGATATTGATATTTCGGTCGGCGATTTGCGACTCTTTGATGGTGCGGGCATCATTGCCTATGCTGAGGGTGATTCTCCCGCAGGCAACGTCACCATTCGTGCCAATCAAGCCGATTTGATTGGTACAGCAACCAATCCATACACCGTGATTGAAACAACCTCATACGCTAGCAGTCCTGGTCGCGGTGGTGATCTGACAGTCAATGTTGCAGGTCGCCTACAATTGCTCGATGGCGGCAGACTGCAAGCGGGATCACTCACAGCTAGAGATTCTGGAACTTTAACCGTTAGAGCTGGAGAAATCATTGCAGATCACGGTGGCTTCGACCAAACAGGGATCAAATCCCGAATGGAATGGGGTTCCTCTGGACAAAGTGCGCCTGTGATTGTGGAAGCGGGTCGAATTCTGGTGCGGGATGGGGCTGAAATTGCGACCGCAACTCATTCAGTAGCTGGCTCAGATGCAGGAAGTTTAACGATCAAAACAGATGAACTCACCGTTTTTGGAGGACTGAATGAATACGGTCAAGGTGGGATTTTCACAAAATCTACGAACGGTACTGGTCGAGGCGGCGACATTCGGTTAGAGGCGGGGAGTTTACGGCTGCTCGACGGTGGAGAAGTGACAACCGATGCTCAAGATAGCGGCAATGCAGGCAATCTCACCGTCAAAGCAAATACCGTTCAGATTGAGGGCATTGATGCAGTCCGTCAACTTCTAAGCGCACTACGCACGAGTACCAGTGCGGGCGGAAACGGAGGAAATGTGACGATCGAGAGCGATCGCTTAGCCTTACTCAACGGTGGACGCATTTCTGCCTCAACGACTGGCGCTGGACAGGCAGGAAATGTAACATTAACCGTCAATGACATCGCGCTACGTGGACAGTCTTCTACATTCACCAGTCAAATTACTGCCTCATCGAATACGGGTGCAAGTTCTGGATCAATTCAAATCAATAGTCAACGACTGGTGATCGCAGATCAAGCCCAAATCTCAGTAAGCAATACCAGTACTGGAAAAGCTGGAGCGATCGGAATTAATACAAGTGATTTAAGCTTGACTAGTAACGGTAAGCTTACGGCTGAGGTCAGAGACGGCGACTCTGGCGAGATTCGCATTGTCAGCCAAAGAGCGCGACTTGATGACAGCATGATCTCTACCAGTACTTCAGGACAGGGAAATGGCGGACTTATTACTTTAACAGCTAGAGAAAGCTTACAGCTCTCAAATCTGGCTCAATTGTCATCTCAAACAAGCGATCGCGGCAATGCAGGCAATATTCAAATTCAGTCTCCAACGATCGAGTTACAGTCGGCTGCGGCAGTCACAACCGCAACAACAGGAACAGGCAATGCAGGAACACTGAATATTCAATCCGAAATCTTGAGTCTCCGAGATCTGGCACAGTTCTCCACAGCAAGTAGCGCAGCAGGCAAAGCTGGAAATATCACGGTGCAGTCGGGCGCGATCGCACTTTACAACAATGCCCAAATCAGTAGTCGCAGTACAAGCAGTGGAGAGGGTGGAACGATTAGAGTGACTGGGCGATCGCTTGACCTATCGACAGAATCTGATATTACTAGTGCCACATCCGCCGGAAATGGCGGGAATCTTAGCTTCAGTCTTTCTGAACTTCTGCTACTGCGCGATCGTAGTCATTTAAATGCCGAAGCGGGCGGGAGTGGCGATGGAGGAAATATCGCCATTCAAGCTCCATTTATCATTGGGTTAGGTAACAGTGACATTATTGCGAATGCCAATATGGGACGAGGTGGCAACATTAGCATTACGACGCAAAGCCTCCTCGGATTGCAGTTTCGTTCGCAACTGACTCCTGACAATGACATCACAGCTAGCTCACAGTTTGGAATGAATGGATCAGTTCAGATCGAACTGTTAGCGATCAGTCCTGCCCAAGGCTTAACGGAATTTGCACTAGATATTCTTGATCCCAGTCAGCGATTAGCTCAGTCTTGTGTGTCTAATCAAGGCAGTCGTTTTATCATCACCGGGCGGGGCGGTGTTCCTGCCAACCCAACTGAGCAGGTTAGATCAGATCGTACCTGGGTCGATTTGCGCGATTTTTCGGGTCAGGGAAGAACAATAGCTGCGGCGACTGCTGTTGCTCCTGCTTTGATAGAAGCAACCGCTTGGCAGCGTAATCCACAGACAGGCAAGGTGGAATTAATTGCAGACTATCCCTCCGTTTCAACAAATCCTGCTGCAAGCTGTGCGCCGTGAAGCCCTTGAGGATAATCTCTACAAAGTCCTCGATCAAGGACGATGACCCTACCACTCTTTAATGCTGGATCACCCGAAGAAACACAATCTGAGCTAGTTCAGAAAGCCATAGATGTCCAGATTACAGCATCGGTGATGACCCTGTAGACCGATATCAAGCAACCCAGAATCGATCTCACTGACTCTGCCGGAAATGCTTTCCGGTGTAATCCTCAAGGTTTTCGACTCGATGCCAGTGTTCTAAAAGATCCGAGCAGATCATCTCAATCTCAAACAAGTGGCACAGGGATTCGCAGGGCAACTTCGCGCCAAGCAGTACGGGTGACAGGCAAAGGATCGATAGAGTCGGCAACAACACCCAATCCAAAACGAAGCTTGTCTTCAGCTAGACAGTAAGCAATTCCGTAGCCTTCTGAGCCTGTAATTAGACTTCCAGTTTGGCGAAGTAGCTGCTCGATTGTATCAATCCGTAGGTAAACACACCATCGATCGCGAGCGAGGAACTGTGAAAGTGTTTTTTACCCGTTCCTGGTAATCTTCCTGGTGATCCATCTAGTCTAACGATCGCTCAATTCCAGCATCGCCACCTGTGAATTCCTGGGTTGGATGTCTGCTCACGAGACCTAATCCTCAAAGCAACTCGTGGGGTTGCGATCGCGCTGGTATCGTCGCGTGGGCGGAGACAGCAGCAACCAGGATTCGCGACGGATAATCCAGCTTTCGTGAAGCAGTTTGATGCGATCGCCGAACGCTCTGACTTGCTCGATTCTCTACAATAGGGAAAAGACTCTTCCAAGCAGAGGCACGATCGTGATCGAGGAGGGCAACCGCATGAATGAAAAGGGCACAGAGCCAGAGAGAATTGCAGCTTTGGAAGCGGAACTGGCTCAAGCGCGATCGCACCTCGAAACCCTTCAGCAAGAAAACGATCGCCTCCGCAAATCTGAATCGCGATATCGTCAGGTGTTTGAGAATGCACCAATTAGCATGGTGCTAATTAATACTGATGGCTACTGTACTCAGATAAATTCGGCGGCTGAAGATTTATTTGGACTATCGATCAACCAGTTAAATCAGCAAGCAGCTCCCGTGTTTGACAATTCTCAATTGGCGGAAAATGGGACGTTACCTTATATGCAGAGAGCATTTGCCGGAGAAGCAGTGATTGAGCCGCCAACGACTTATGATGCGTCAAGGGATTTTGAAAGTGGAAAATTTGATCATGGGCGCGGGCATTATGCCCCGATTTGGAACGCTGCGGGTGTGGTCGAGGAGATTGTAGAAATCACGGCTGATATGAATGTTTTCTTTGCAGTACAGAAAGAATTGCTGCAAGAGAAAGACCGTGCTACTCAAGAACGCGCCCGACTACTTAGCACGATCGCTGAAGTTGCCAATCTACTTTTACGATCGCCGGACTATATCACTGTTCTTCCGGATGTCGTGCGGCTGTTGGGCGAGGCGGTGGGAAGCGATCGATGTGCCCTTACCCAAGAAACCACTGAGCCGCAGTCAGACAAGCCTGCGGTCAAACTACTAAATGAATGGTGTCGAGCAGGAATTCCTAGCGTTTTGGTCGGTTCTCCAGAGTTTCAAGCTGGATTTATGACCGATAAACTTGCTGCTTTTGAACAACAACTCTTGCAGGGAGAAACCGTTAACTTTCTCGTGGCAGACGTGGAAGAACCTTGTTTGAGAGCATTCTTTGAGGCTCATGGCTGTATATCGCTGCTAATTGTGCCAATCTTGGTGCAAGGACAGTGTTGGGGACACATTGGCTTTGATAATTGTGGAGAAGCACGACTGTTTGATGAGGCAGAAATTGCAATTTTGAAGATTGCGGCGGATAGTATTGCAGCGGCGATCGAGCGTCAGGCAAAAGAGGACGAACTGCGAAAATCGGAGGCATTGTATCGATCGCTGTTCGAGATCAGCAGCGAAGGCATTTATCGCTGGCACTTGGATCAGCCTGTCTCGGTCAATTTAACGCTTCATGAACAAGTCGAGTTAGTGTATCGCTATCATTCTTTTGTTCAGGCGAACGATGCTTTGGCAAGAATGTACGGACTAGAAAAGGGAGAAGAAATCGCAGGGCTGAGACTTGCTACTGTGCATCAACAATCCTCAGAAAAAACGTTAGCGATGATGCAGACAATTTGTAGAAATGGATGGCAAATTCGCAATGCAGAATCTGAGGAAATGGATGTCAATGGAAAAAAGCGGTATTTTCTCAATAGTATCATTAGTATCATTGAAGATGAGTGTGTCAGCACAGGTTGGGGCACTCAAATCGACATTACGGAGCTGCGAGAAACACAGCAAGCGTTACTTCAGGCAGAACAAGAGCAAACTACAGAACTAACCAGAGCGAATGAGGCTCTGAAGCGATCGCTGGAGGTTTTGGCAACCGAGCCAGATTTAGACAAGTTCATTGACCATGTGCTGGGCGTGATTGCTCGCCAGATGAATGCGCCTGCTTCTTTACTATGGCTGTTTGATGCCTCGCTGCAAACTGTGACGCTGCACTTAATGCACATCAATGACCAAGCCTGCCCCTCCGCTCAACTTCGGGCGAATGCTGCACACTCTCAGCAACTTCGCTTGCAGAAACCGAACTGGGTATTTCGCCTTGACCAACGGCAACCCTATCTGCTGGAAGTGGTGACACCGATATTCACCCA contains:
- a CDS encoding filamentous hemagglutinin N-terminal domain-containing protein, with translation MKCSYLWLCSLLGSLVVNAPVAAQLIPDSSAGTTVITETTSRDRIDGGIIRGANLFHSFDQFNVLNGRSAYFTNPTGISNIFTRVTGGNLSSIDGTLGVSGAANLFLLNPNGILFGGNARLDVSGSFVASTADQIQFESGVFDATNLTAPLLTISVPLGLQFGSNPGMITNRSTVGLGTPSGSTIALIGGDLAIVGGRIITDGSVELASFTPNSSVNLIPNGTGYRINASSTASFQDIRLTQRALVQSQGNLSLQGRNISLEESSQLQTISTANPGGNLTIQATGIFSLSDTINRRARISTIVPTGATGKGGDITIQAGQVWMQDSADVYTMSEGSGASGAIAVQANRLEMIDRSYLYTEGYSTGRTGDIDISVGDLRLFDGAGIIAYAEGDSPAGNVTIRANQADLIGTATNPYTVIETTSYASSPGRGGDLTVNVAGRLQLLDGGRLQAGSLTARDSGTLTVRAGEIIADHGGFDQTGIKSRMEWGSSGQSAPVIVEAGRILVRDGAEIATATHSVAGSDAGSLTIKTDELTVFGGLNEYGQGGIFTKSTNGTGRGGDIRLEAGSLRLLDGGEVTTDAQDSGNAGNLTVKANTVQIEGIDAVRQLLSALRTSTSAGGNGGNVTIESDRLALLNGGRISASTTGAGQAGNVTLTVNDIALRGQSSTFTSQITASSNTGASSGSIQINSQRLVIADQAQISVSNTSTGKAGAIGINTSDLSLTSNGKLTAEVRDGDSGEIRIVSQRARLDDSMISTSTSGQGNGGLITLTARESLQLSNLAQLSSQTSDRGNAGNIQIQSPTIELQSAAAVTTATTGTGNAGTLNIQSEILSLRDLAQFSTASSAAGKAGNITVQSGAIALYNNAQISSRSTSSGEGGTIRVTGRSLDLSTESDITSATSAGNGGNLSFSLSELLLLRDRSHLNAEAGGSGDGGNIAIQAPFIIGLGNSDIIANANMGRGGNISITTQSLLGLQFRSQLTPDNDITASSQFGMNGSVQIELLAISPAQGLTEFALDILDPSQRLAQSCVSNQGSRFIITGRGGVPANPTEQVRSDRTWVDLRDFSGQGRTIAAATAVAPALIEATAWQRNPQTGKVELIADYPSVSTNPAASCAP
- a CDS encoding GAF domain-containing protein, which translates into the protein MNEKGTEPERIAALEAELAQARSHLETLQQENDRLRKSESRYRQVFENAPISMVLINTDGYCTQINSAAEDLFGLSINQLNQQAAPVFDNSQLAENGTLPYMQRAFAGEAVIEPPTTYDASRDFESGKFDHGRGHYAPIWNAAGVVEEIVEITADMNVFFAVQKELLQEKDRATQERARLLSTIAEVANLLLRSPDYITVLPDVVRLLGEAVGSDRCALTQETTEPQSDKPAVKLLNEWCRAGIPSVLVGSPEFQAGFMTDKLAAFEQQLLQGETVNFLVADVEEPCLRAFFEAHGCISLLIVPILVQGQCWGHIGFDNCGEARLFDEAEIAILKIAADSIAAAIERQAKEDELRKSEALYRSLFEISSEGIYRWHLDQPVSVNLTLHEQVELVYRYHSFVQANDALARMYGLEKGEEIAGLRLATVHQQSSEKTLAMMQTICRNGWQIRNAESEEMDVNGKKRYFLNSIISIIEDECVSTGWGTQIDITELRETQQALLQAEQEQTTELTRANEALKRSLEVLATEPDLDKFIDHVLGVIARQMNAPASLLWLFDASLQTVTLHLMHINDQACPSAQLRANAAHSQQLRLQKPNWVFRLDQRQPYLLEVVTPIFTQASCTFLNGMGIKAILIIPLWFGERLIGSFALRLSEARTSQPSELEFVQALAHQVTLAIQLSRLAEEAQKTVLLEERNRMAREIHDTLAQGFTGIVVHLEGAESVMSEDPEKARSRLDRARQLARESLAEARRSVQALRPRSLETGNLCEAISRLIQIMSDDTPLQIQFECYGTTQPLPDHHESHLLRITQEAVTNILKHADATHATITLTYTQAILCLQIQDDGQGFEIRSLKTDGFGLVCMRDRAKEIGADFSILSHPGEGTTICVTTRLDPEAEQHD